A portion of the Streptomyces coeruleoprunus genome contains these proteins:
- a CDS encoding DUF5682 family protein, with translation MTAPLLLGVRHHGPGSARAVRAALDAAKPQAVLIEGPPEGDALLPLAADARMRPPVALLAHAVDDPARAAFWPLAAFSPEWVALRWALDHGAEVRFMDLPAAHSLAMTGDPSWGDEEDDTDDGGEPAQQHGLRTDPLAVLAGTAGYDDPERWWEDVVEHRTTAGDDPFAPFEAVAEAMAALRETHGPGTRRDQIREAHMRLHLRAARKRHGDGVAVVCGAWHVPALAAKATATADRALLKGLPRTKTEITWVPWTHRRLARHSGYGAGIDSPGWYGHLFAAPDRPVERWMTKVAGLLRAEDRMVSSAHVIEAVRLAQTLAAVRGRPLAGLTETTDAVRAVMCDGSDVPLALVHDRLVVGDVLGEVPDGAPAVPLQRDLTRLQRGLRLKPEALERELDLDLRKDTDAARSRLLHRLRLLGIDWGEPAAGRTGSTGTFRESWRLRWEPELYVRVAEAGVWGTTVLAAATAKAEAQATAATALGEVTALAERCLLAELPDALPVVMKALADRAALDTDVGRLAQALPALARSLRYGDVRATDTAALAEVATGLAARVCVGLPPACTGLDADGATEMRGHLDTVHSALRLLPDADDVTAQWGSVLHRLADRDTVPGVIRGRATRLLLDDGRLEQDDAARLMGLALSPGTPPADAAAWIEGFVGGAPGPGRDRSGGMLLVHDERLLGLVDAWLTGVPAEAFTDVLPLLRRTFSAYEPGVRRTLGELVRRGPATGGGAALAEAGTPGFGPGLDEERADAVLPLLRLLLGHEAGRPTDDNAPVGVGA, from the coding sequence ATGACGGCACCCCTGCTGCTCGGCGTACGCCACCACGGGCCCGGCTCCGCACGCGCCGTCCGCGCCGCGCTCGACGCGGCCAAGCCGCAGGCCGTCCTCATCGAGGGCCCGCCCGAGGGCGACGCCCTGCTGCCGCTCGCCGCGGACGCGCGCATGCGGCCCCCGGTCGCCCTCCTCGCCCACGCCGTGGACGACCCCGCCCGGGCCGCGTTCTGGCCGCTCGCCGCGTTCTCGCCCGAGTGGGTCGCCCTGCGCTGGGCGCTCGACCACGGCGCCGAGGTGCGGTTCATGGACCTGCCCGCCGCCCACTCCCTCGCCATGACGGGCGACCCCAGCTGGGGCGACGAGGAGGACGACACGGACGACGGCGGCGAACCCGCCCAGCAGCACGGCCTGCGCACCGACCCCCTCGCCGTCCTCGCCGGGACCGCCGGATACGACGACCCGGAGCGCTGGTGGGAGGACGTCGTCGAGCACCGCACCACGGCCGGCGACGACCCCTTCGCCCCGTTCGAGGCCGTCGCCGAGGCCATGGCGGCCCTGCGCGAGACCCACGGCCCCGGCACCCGCCGCGACCAGATCCGCGAGGCCCACATGCGCCTCCACCTCCGGGCCGCGCGCAAGCGGCACGGCGACGGCGTGGCCGTGGTGTGCGGCGCCTGGCACGTCCCCGCCCTGGCCGCCAAGGCCACCGCCACCGCCGACCGCGCCCTCCTCAAGGGCCTCCCCAGGACGAAGACCGAGATCACCTGGGTGCCCTGGACGCACCGCAGGCTCGCCCGGCACTCCGGGTACGGCGCCGGCATCGACTCGCCCGGCTGGTACGGGCACCTGTTCGCCGCGCCCGACCGGCCCGTCGAACGCTGGATGACCAAGGTCGCCGGACTCCTGCGCGCCGAGGACCGCATGGTGTCCTCCGCCCACGTCATCGAGGCCGTACGGCTCGCGCAGACGCTCGCCGCGGTCCGCGGCCGTCCCCTCGCCGGACTCACCGAGACCACCGACGCCGTCCGGGCGGTCATGTGCGACGGCTCCGACGTACCGCTCGCCCTCGTCCACGACCGCCTCGTCGTCGGCGACGTCCTCGGCGAGGTCCCCGACGGGGCGCCCGCCGTCCCGCTCCAGCGCGACCTGACCCGCCTCCAGCGCGGCCTGCGCCTCAAGCCCGAGGCTCTGGAGCGCGAACTCGACCTGGACCTGCGCAAGGACACCGACGCCGCCCGCAGCAGACTGCTGCACCGGCTCCGCCTCCTCGGCATCGACTGGGGCGAGCCCGCCGCCGGCCGCACCGGCAGCACCGGCACGTTCCGGGAGAGCTGGCGGCTGCGGTGGGAGCCGGAGCTGTACGTGCGGGTCGCCGAGGCCGGCGTGTGGGGCACCACCGTGCTCGCCGCCGCGACCGCCAAGGCCGAGGCGCAGGCCACCGCCGCGACCGCGCTCGGCGAGGTGACCGCGCTCGCCGAGCGGTGCCTCCTGGCCGAACTGCCCGACGCGCTGCCCGTCGTGATGAAGGCGCTCGCGGACCGCGCCGCGCTCGACACCGACGTCGGCCGCCTCGCCCAGGCCCTGCCCGCCCTCGCCCGGTCCCTGCGCTACGGCGACGTGCGGGCCACCGACACCGCCGCCCTCGCCGAGGTCGCCACCGGACTCGCCGCCCGCGTCTGCGTCGGCCTGCCGCCCGCCTGCACCGGGCTCGACGCCGACGGCGCCACCGAGATGCGCGGCCACCTGGACACCGTGCACAGCGCCCTACGGCTGCTCCCGGACGCCGACGACGTCACCGCCCAGTGGGGCTCCGTCCTGCACCGGCTCGCCGACCGCGACACCGTGCCCGGAGTGATACGCGGGCGCGCCACCCGGCTCCTCCTCGACGACGGGCGCCTCGAACAGGACGACGCCGCCCGCCTGATGGGCCTCGCCCTGTCCCCCGGCACACCGCCGGCCGACGCGGCCGCCTGGATAGAGGGGTTCGTCGGCGGCGCCCCAGGACCCGGTCGCGACCGCTCCGGCGGCATGCTCCTCGTCCACGACGAGCGGCTGCTCGGCCTGGTCGACGCCTGGCTGACCGGGGTGCCCGCCGAGGCGTTCACCGATGTGCTGCCGCTGCTGCGGCGCACCTTCTCCGCGTACGAGCCGGGTGTACGCCGGACCCTCGGCGAACTGGTCCGCCGCGGCCCGGCCACCGGTGGCGGCGCCGCCCTCGCCGAGGCGGGTACACCCGGCTTCGGCCCGGGCCTCGACGAGGAGCGCGCCGACGCCGTACTGCCGCTGCTGCGGCTCCTGCTCGGCCACGAGGCCGGGCGGCCGACCGACGACAACGCACCAGTGGGGGTGGGGGCATGA
- a CDS encoding AAA family ATPase, with amino-acid sequence MTVPATTENHPGEALRPHAEDAFAHELAALAAADDRPRPERWRLSPWAVATYLLGGTLPDGTVITPKYVGPRRIVEVAVTTLATDRALLLLGVPGTAKTWVSEHLAAAVSGDSTLLVQGTAGTPEEAIRYGWNYAQLLAHGPSRDALVPGPIMRAMADGMTARVEELTRIPADVQDTLITILSEKTLPVPELGQEVQAVRGFNLIATANDRDRGVNDLSSALRRRFNTVVLPLPETADAEVDIVSRRVDQIGRSLDLPAAPEGMDEIRRVVTVFRELRDGVTTDGRTKLKSPSGTLSTAEAISVVTNGLALAAHFGDGVLRPGDVAAGILGAVVRDPAADRVIWQEYLETVVRERDGWKDFYRACREVSA; translated from the coding sequence ATGACCGTGCCCGCGACCACCGAGAACCACCCCGGCGAGGCCCTGCGGCCGCATGCCGAGGACGCGTTCGCCCACGAGCTGGCGGCGCTCGCCGCGGCCGACGACCGGCCCCGCCCCGAGCGCTGGCGCCTGTCGCCCTGGGCCGTCGCCACGTACCTGCTCGGCGGCACGCTGCCCGACGGCACGGTGATCACACCGAAGTACGTGGGCCCGCGCCGGATCGTCGAGGTCGCCGTCACCACCCTCGCCACGGACCGGGCGCTCCTCCTGCTCGGCGTGCCCGGCACCGCCAAGACCTGGGTGTCCGAACACCTCGCGGCGGCCGTCAGCGGTGACTCCACCCTCCTCGTCCAGGGCACGGCCGGCACACCCGAGGAGGCCATCCGCTACGGGTGGAACTACGCACAACTGCTCGCCCACGGCCCCAGCAGGGACGCCCTCGTGCCCGGACCGATCATGCGCGCCATGGCCGACGGCATGACGGCACGCGTCGAGGAGCTCACCCGTATCCCCGCCGACGTCCAGGACACGCTGATCACGATCCTGTCCGAGAAGACGCTCCCCGTCCCGGAGCTGGGCCAGGAGGTGCAGGCGGTCCGCGGCTTCAACCTGATCGCCACCGCCAACGACCGCGACCGCGGCGTCAACGACCTGTCGAGCGCCCTGCGCCGCCGCTTCAACACCGTCGTACTGCCCCTGCCCGAGACGGCCGACGCCGAGGTGGACATCGTCTCCCGCCGTGTCGACCAGATCGGACGCTCCCTCGACCTGCCCGCAGCGCCCGAGGGCATGGACGAGATCCGCCGGGTCGTCACCGTCTTCCGCGAGCTGCGCGACGGCGTCACCACCGACGGCCGCACCAAGCTCAAGTCGCCCTCCGGCACGCTGTCCACGGCCGAGGCCATCTCCGTCGTCACCAACGGACTCGCCCTGGCCGCCCACTTCGGCGACGGAGTGCTGCGGCCCGGCGACGTCGCCGCCGGCATCCTCGGCGCCGTCGTCCGCGACCCGGCCGCCGACCGCGTCATCTGGCAGGAGTACCTGGAGACGGTCGTGCGCGAGCGGGACGGCTGGAAGGACTTCTACCGCGCCTGCCGCGAGGTGTCGGCATGA
- a CDS encoding MmpS family transport accessory protein translates to MNRTGLRAASAVAAACLALGLTACSAADEAAKQVDKSVNETYEVTYEVTGSGIDSISYNGGGGDAMNPKLETVEKPTLPWKKTVTLRGIEAPLVTPVALDTGGASATCKITYQGKVIKEASGKGTAASASCVAISPIAG, encoded by the coding sequence ATGAACCGCACCGGACTCCGCGCCGCATCCGCCGTCGCCGCCGCCTGCCTCGCGCTCGGCCTGACCGCCTGCTCGGCCGCCGACGAGGCCGCCAAGCAGGTCGACAAGTCCGTCAACGAGACGTACGAGGTCACGTACGAGGTGACCGGCTCGGGCATCGACTCCATCAGCTACAACGGCGGCGGGGGCGACGCGATGAACCCCAAGCTCGAAACGGTGGAGAAGCCCACGCTGCCGTGGAAGAAGACGGTGACCCTGCGCGGCATCGAGGCCCCGCTCGTCACGCCCGTCGCGCTCGACACCGGGGGTGCGTCGGCCACCTGCAAGATCACCTACCAGGGCAAGGTGATCAAGGAGGCGAGCGGCAAGGGCACCGCCGCGTCCGCCAGCTGCGTGGCCATCTCGCCGATCGCCGGCTGA
- a CDS encoding SWIM zinc finger family protein, with protein sequence MSEQGVRWTAEQVLALAPDAASRKAGSKLGTAGPWSGAGCSGTGAVWGLCKGSGSKPYQTVVDITGPAYKCSCPSRKFPCKHALGLLLLWAGGDEAVPAAQDAPDWAGEWLAARVARSRPKEERNARQADPEAARRRAANRLARVTAGAEELEQRLADLVRGGLASADQGGYGLWEETARRMVDAQAPGLAGRVRELGAIPGSGPGWPVRLLEESALTHLLDRAWLGIERLPEPLAATVRTRVGLPAAVTGPAIRDRWLVLAQYDTSDGRLTTRRIWLYGHGTGRTALLLSFGAAGRAPQLALPVGVVIDAEVTPHPGAGQLRADLGSQFAAPVPADAPPPGGTVGDALTAYGLALRHDPWLESWPVTLRDVVPVPTAGGWQLADADGGEALPVVAAALGRPGLWRLAAVSGGAPVTVFGECGHRGFTPLAAWSAETPDTIPLT encoded by the coding sequence ATGAGTGAACAGGGGGTGCGCTGGACGGCGGAACAGGTGCTGGCTCTGGCTCCTGACGCCGCCTCGCGCAAAGCGGGAAGCAAGCTCGGTACGGCGGGACCGTGGTCCGGCGCCGGCTGCAGTGGTACGGGCGCGGTCTGGGGCCTGTGCAAGGGCAGCGGCAGCAAGCCGTACCAGACGGTCGTCGACATCACGGGCCCGGCGTACAAGTGCAGTTGCCCGAGCCGGAAGTTCCCGTGCAAGCACGCGCTGGGGCTGCTGCTGCTCTGGGCGGGCGGCGACGAGGCGGTCCCGGCCGCCCAGGACGCGCCCGACTGGGCCGGCGAGTGGCTGGCGGCCCGCGTCGCCCGGAGCAGGCCCAAGGAGGAGAGGAACGCCAGGCAGGCGGACCCCGAGGCCGCGCGGCGCAGGGCCGCGAACCGGTTGGCACGGGTCACCGCCGGCGCCGAGGAGCTGGAGCAGCGCCTCGCGGACCTGGTGCGCGGCGGGCTGGCCTCCGCCGACCAGGGCGGGTACGGCCTGTGGGAGGAGACGGCGCGCCGCATGGTCGACGCCCAGGCGCCCGGGCTCGCCGGCCGGGTCAGGGAGCTGGGCGCCATACCGGGCTCCGGGCCCGGGTGGCCGGTCCGGCTGCTGGAGGAGAGCGCGCTGACACACCTCCTCGACCGGGCGTGGCTCGGCATCGAGCGGCTTCCCGAGCCGCTGGCCGCCACGGTCCGGACCCGCGTGGGCCTCCCCGCCGCCGTCACCGGCCCGGCGATCCGCGACCGCTGGCTGGTCCTCGCCCAGTACGACACGTCCGACGGCAGGCTCACCACGCGTCGCATATGGCTGTACGGGCACGGAACGGGCCGCACGGCCCTGCTGCTGTCGTTCGGCGCGGCCGGCCGCGCGCCGCAACTGGCCCTGCCGGTGGGCGTCGTGATCGACGCCGAGGTCACCCCGCACCCGGGGGCGGGCCAGCTGCGGGCGGACCTGGGAAGTCAGTTCGCCGCGCCCGTCCCGGCCGACGCCCCGCCGCCGGGGGGCACGGTCGGCGACGCCCTCACGGCGTACGGACTGGCCCTTCGGCACGACCCGTGGCTGGAGTCGTGGCCCGTGACGCTGCGGGACGTCGTGCCCGTACCGACGGCCGGGGGCTGGCAGCTGGCGGACGCGGACGGCGGCGAGGCCCTGCCGGTCGTGGCGGCCGCACTGGGCCGGCCGGGGCTGTGGCGGCTGGCCGCGGTGTCGGGCGGCGCCCCGGTCACCGTCTTCGGCGAGTGCGGGCACCGGGGGTTCACGCCCCTGGCCGCCTGGTCGGCGGAGACACCGGACACGATCCCGCTCACCTGA